In a single window of the Balaenoptera acutorostrata chromosome 3, mBalAcu1.1, whole genome shotgun sequence genome:
- the DHRS1 gene encoding dehydrogenase/reductase SDR family member 1 isoform X1, which produces MPAPMKGQVCVVTGASRGIGRGIALQLCQAGATVYITGRHLDTLQATAQEAQSRGGRCVPVVCDSSQESEVRSLFEQVDREQQGRLDVLVNNAYAGVQVILNNTKKAFWESPASIWDDINNVGLRGHYLCSVYGARLMVPAGRGLIVVISSAGGLQYFFNVPYGVGKAACDRLAADCARELRRHGVSYVSLWPGLVQTELLKEHMMKEENTADPLVEQFRFRFSSAETTEMSGKCVVALATDPNILSLSGKVLPSCDLARRYGLQDVDGRPVQDYLSLSSALSHVSSLSWLASYLPGFLRVPKWVMTLYASKF; this is translated from the exons ATGCCAGCTCCCATGAAGGGCCAAGTGTGCGTGGTTACTGGTGCTTCCAGGGGTATTGGCCGGGGCATCGCTTTGCAGCTCTGCCAAGCAGGTGCCACAGTTTACATCACTGGCCGCCATCTGGACACGCTGCAGGCCACTGCTCAGGAG GCACAATCCCGAGGGGGCCGGTGTGTGCCGGTGGTGTGTGATTCAAGCCAGGAGAGTGAAGTGCGAAGCCTGTTTGAGCAGGTGGATCGAGAACAGCAGGGGCGTCTGGATGTGCTGGTCAACAACGCCTATGCTGGGGTCCAG GTGATCCTGAACAACACTAAAAAGGCATTCTGGGAAAGCCCCGCCTCCATCTGGGATGATATCAACAACGTCGGACTCAG AGGCCACTACTTGTGCTCTGTGTATGGGGCACGGCTGATGGTACCAGCTGGCCGGGGGCTCATCGTGGTCATCTCCTCCGCTGGTGGGCTGCAGTATTTCTTCAACGTCCCCTATGGCGTGGGCAAAGCTGCG TGCGACAGGCTGGCTGCTGACTGTGCCCGGGAGCTGCGGCGGCACGGGGTCAGCTACGTGTCGCTTTGGCCAGGGTTGGTGCAGACAGAACTGCTGAAGGAGCACATGATGAAGGAGGAGAACACTGCTGATCCCCTGGTTGAGCAG TTCAGATTTCGTTTCTCATCTGCGGAGACCACAGAAATGAGTGGAAAATGTGTGGTGGCCTTGGCAACAG ACCCCAATATCCTGAGCCTAAGCGGGAAGGTGCTGCCATCCTGTGACCTGGCGCGGCGCTACGGCCTGCAGGACGTTGATG GCCGCCCCGTCCAGGACTATTTGTCTTTGAGCTCTGCTCTCTCCCATGTCTCCAGCCTGAGCTGGCTGGCCTCCTACTTGCCTGGCTTCCTCCGAGTGCCCAAGTGGGTTATGACCCTCTATGCTAGCAAGTTCTAA
- the DHRS1 gene encoding dehydrogenase/reductase SDR family member 1 isoform X2 — translation MPAPMKGQVCVVTGASRGIGRGIALQLCQAGATVYITGRHLDTLQATAQEAQSRGGRCVPVVCDSSQESEVRSLFEQVDREQQGRLDVLVNNAYAGVQVILNNTKKAFWESPASIWDDINNVGLRGHYLCSVYGARLMVPAGRGLIVVISSAGGLQYFFNVPYGVGKAACDRLAADCARELRRHGVSYVSLWPGLVQTELLKEHMMKEENTADPLVEQISFLICGDHRNEWKMCGGLGNRPQYPEPKREGAAIL, via the exons ATGCCAGCTCCCATGAAGGGCCAAGTGTGCGTGGTTACTGGTGCTTCCAGGGGTATTGGCCGGGGCATCGCTTTGCAGCTCTGCCAAGCAGGTGCCACAGTTTACATCACTGGCCGCCATCTGGACACGCTGCAGGCCACTGCTCAGGAG GCACAATCCCGAGGGGGCCGGTGTGTGCCGGTGGTGTGTGATTCAAGCCAGGAGAGTGAAGTGCGAAGCCTGTTTGAGCAGGTGGATCGAGAACAGCAGGGGCGTCTGGATGTGCTGGTCAACAACGCCTATGCTGGGGTCCAG GTGATCCTGAACAACACTAAAAAGGCATTCTGGGAAAGCCCCGCCTCCATCTGGGATGATATCAACAACGTCGGACTCAG AGGCCACTACTTGTGCTCTGTGTATGGGGCACGGCTGATGGTACCAGCTGGCCGGGGGCTCATCGTGGTCATCTCCTCCGCTGGTGGGCTGCAGTATTTCTTCAACGTCCCCTATGGCGTGGGCAAAGCTGCG TGCGACAGGCTGGCTGCTGACTGTGCCCGGGAGCTGCGGCGGCACGGGGTCAGCTACGTGTCGCTTTGGCCAGGGTTGGTGCAGACAGAACTGCTGAAGGAGCACATGATGAAGGAGGAGAACACTGCTGATCCCCTGGTTGAGCAG ATTTCGTTTCTCATCTGCGGAGACCACAGAAATGAGTGGAAAATGTGTGGTGGCCTTGGCAACAG ACCCCAATATCCTGAGCCTAAGCGGGAAGGTGCTGCCATCCTGTGA
- the LOC103004983 gene encoding nucleolar protein 9 isoform X1, whose amino-acid sequence MGLGPRSPHQAGRRFPAGGKRGRGAKGSGRPPPGCQRQPCPPPDGRSEPPPDAHPHLSPEALGYFRRALSALKEVPETGEERELMVYNVLKEVEAQALALATNRAGSEMLQELLGFSPLKPLCRVWAALRPNLRFVACHRCGVHVLQSALLQLPRLLGSPAEEEEEEDGKDGPLETLEELGLGLAAEVCDDFLFYCGDTHGSFVVRTLLQVLGGTLLESERARHRGSQLPEAQRAPSRECKATDFEVPETFLNCLQNLSSCFLKDIAVFITDKISSFCLQVALQILHRKLPQFCAHLCNAVMGYLSSRNSSADGSPLLLFLRDQTSSRLLEQVLLVSEPPKLQSLFEDHFQGQLQTLAAHPIANFPLQRFLDAVTTPELLSPVFEELSPALEAVLAQGHPGVVIALVRACHRVGIHQAQVLQLLLEAFHCAEPSSRQVACVPLFATLMTYEVYYGLAEEEGAVPAEHQVEMATARDLGEVTVLGSLLLQHLLHFSSPGLILRSLGALTGPQLLTLAQSPAGSHVLDAVLTSPSVTRKQRRQVLKTLKGQYVALACSRHGSRVLDAIWSGAALGARKEIAAELASRRRLRMSVCYGPPGNETLLSWKTSRVTGTAFLLLAALLGLPGNGFVVWSLAGWRPARGRPLLATLVLHLALADGSVLLLTPLFVTFLTRQAWPLGQAGCKAVYYVCALSMYASVLLTGLLSLQRCLAVTRPFLAPRLRSPALARRLLLAVWLAALVLASPAAVYRHLWADRVCQLCHPSPAHAAAHLSLETLTAFVLPFGLVLGCYGVTLARLRGTRWGGRRQGARVGRLVGAIVLAFGLLWAPYHAVNVLQALAALAPPEGALARLGGASQAARAGTTALAFFSSSVNPLLYLFTSGDLLTRAGPRFLTRLFEGSGEARGVDHSREGTVELRATTRLKVLGQGRGNGDPGGGAEKDSQG is encoded by the exons ATGGGGCTGGGTCCGCGCTCCCCCCACCAGGCGGGGCGCCGGTTCCCAGCTGGCGGCAAAAGAGGGCGCGGAGCCAAGGGCTCGGGGCGCCCCCCACCAGGCTGCCAGCGACAACCCTGCCCGCCTCCGGATGGGCGCTCAGAGCCGCCTCCGGATGCGCACCCTCACCTAAGCCCAGAAGCTCTGGGGTATTTCCGCCGGGCCCTCTCCGCGCTGAAAGAGGTCCCCGAGACGGGAGAAGAACGAG AGCTGATGGTATACAATGTTTTGAAAGAAGTGGAGGCTCAGGCCCTAGCCTTGGCCACAAACAGGGCTGGTAGTGAGATGCTGCAGGAACTGTTGGGGTTCAGTCCCCTGAAACCGCTGTGTCGAGTATGGGCTGCTCTGCGGCCCAACTTGCGCTTTGTGGCCTGTCATCGATGTGGGGTCCATGTATTGCAAAGTGCTTTGCTGCAGCTGCCTCGATTGCTAGGGAGCcctgcagaggaggaggaggaggaggatgggaagGATGGTCCTTTGGAGACCCTGGAGGAGCTGGGCCTGGGACTAGCCGCTGAGGTGtgtgatgattttcttttctactgTGGAGACACACATGGCAGCTTCGTGGTCAGAACTTTGCTGCAGGTATTGGGAGGGACTCTTCTGGAGTCTGAGAGAGCCAGGCACCGTGGCTCCCAGTTACCTG AAGCACAAAGGGCCCCATCTCGGGAATGTAAGGCAACCGATTTCGAGGTCCCTGAAACCTTCTTGAATTGTCTTCAGAACCTGAGCTCCTGCTTTCTGAAGGACATTGCTG TGTTTATCACTGACAAGATCTCCAGCTTCTGCCTTCAAGTGGCCTTACAGATCTTACACCGCAAGCTGCCCCAGTTTTGTGCCCACCTCTGCAATGCTGTGATGGGCTACCTGAGTAGCCGCAATTCCTCAGCAGATGGCAG TCCCCTACTGCTATTTCTGCGCGATCAGACGAGCTCCAGACTCCTGGAGCAGGTGCTGCTGGTGTCGGAGCCCCCAAAGCTCCAGAGCCTCTTTGAGGATCACTTCCAAGGACAGCTGCAGACCCTGGCTGCACATCCTATTGCTAACTTCCCTTTGCAGCGTTTCCTGGATGCTGTCACCACTCCTGAGCTG CTGTCCCCCGTGTTTGAGGAGCTAAGCCCTGCCCTGGAAGCTGTGCTGGCTCAGGGTCACCCAGGGGTAGTCATTGCCCTGGTCAGGGCCTGCCACAGAGTTGGGATCCACCAAGCCCAGGTCCTACAGCTGTTGTTGGAG GCGTTCCACTGTGCAGAGCCCTCTTCCCGGCAAGTGGCCTGTGTGCCTCTCTTTGCCACTTTGATGACTTATGAGGTGTACTATGGACTggcggaggaggagggggcagtgcCCGCGGAGCACCAG GTAGAAATGGCCACCGCCAGGGACCTGGGGGAAGTGACAGTCCTTGGGTCTCTACTGCTCCAGCATTTGCTGCACTTCTCCAGTCCTGGTCTTATACTTCGAAGTTTGGGCGCCTTGACAGGACCACAGCTTCTGACTCTGGCCCAAAGCCCTGCTGGTTCCCATGTGCTTGATGCTGTCCTGACCAGCCCCTCTGTGACACGCAAGCAGCGCCGCCAGGTGCTGAAGACCCTAAAG GGACAATATGTGGCTCTGGCCTGTAGTCGCCACGGCAGCCGTGTGCTTGATGCCATCTGGAGTGGGGCAGCCTTGGGGGCCCGGAAGGAAATTGCTGCTGAGCTGG CCTCCCGTAGGCGCCTAAGGATGTCGGTCTGCTACGGTCCCCCGGGGAACGAGACGCTGCTGAGCTGGAAGACCTCGCGGGTCACAGGCACGGCCTTCCTGCTGCTGGCGGCGCTGCTGGGGCTGCCTGGCAATGGCTTCGTGGTGTGGAGCTTGGCGGGCTGGCGGCCCGCACGGGGGCGACCGCTGTTGGCCACGCTCGTGCTGCACCTGGCGCTGGCCGACGGCTCGGTGCTGCTGCTCACGCCGCTCTTCGTGACCTTCCTGACCCGGCAGGCCTGGCCGCTGGGCCAGGCGGGCTGCAAGGCCGTGTACTACGTGTGCGCGCTCAGCATGTACGCCAGCGTGCTGCTCACCGGCCTGCTCAGCCTGCAGCGCTGCCTCGCCGTCACCCGCCCCTTCCTGGCGCCCCGGCTGCGCAGCCCGGCCCTGGCCCGCCGCCTGCTGCTGGCCGTCTGGCTGGCCGCCCTGGTGCTCGCCAGCCCGGCCGCCGTCTACCGCCACCTCTGGGCGGACCGCGTGTGCCAGCTGTGCCACCCGTCGCCCGCCCACGCCGCCGCCCACCTGAGCCTGGAGACCCTGACCGCCTTCGTGCTGCCCTTCGGGCTGGTGCTCGGCTGCTACGGCGTGACGCTGGCGCGGCTGCGGGGCACCCGCTGGGGCGGCAGGCGGCAAGGGGCGCGGGTGGGCCGGCTGGTGGGCGCCATCGTGCTGGCCTTCGGCTTGCTCTGGGCCCCCTACCACGCTGTGAACGTGCTCCAGGCGCTCGCCGCGCTGGCTCCGCCCGAAGGAGCCTTGGCGAGGCTGGGCGGGGCGAGCCAGGCGGCGCGAGCCGGAACCACGGCTCTGGCCTTCTTCAGCTCCAGCGTCAACCCGCTGCTCTACCTCTTCACCTCCGGGGATCTACTGACCCGGGCGGGTCCCCGCTTCCTCACGCGGCTCTTTGAGGGCTCCGGAGAGGCCCGAGGGGTCGACCACTCTAGGGAGGGGACCGTGGAGCTCCGAGCTACAACTCGGCTCAAAGTGCTGGGGCAGGGCCGTGGCAATGGAGAccctgggggcggggcggagaAGGACAGTCAGGGATGA
- the LOC103004983 gene encoding nucleolar protein 9 isoform X2, whose product MGLGPRSPHQAGRRFPAGGKRGRGAKGSGRPPPGCQRQPCPPPDGRSEPPPDAHPHLSPEALGYFRRALSALKEVPETGEERELMVYNVLKEVEAQALALATNRAGSEMLQELLGFSPLKPLCRVWAALRPNLRFVACHRCGVHVLQSALLQLPRLLGSPAEEEEEEDGKDGPLETLEELGLGLAAEVCDDFLFYCGDTHGSFVVRTLLQVLGGTLLESERARHRGSQLPEAQRAPSRECKATDFEVPETFLNCLQNLSSCFLKDIAVFITDKISSFCLQVALQILHRKLPQFCAHLCNAVMGYLSSRNSSADGSPLLLFLRDQTSSRLLEQVLLVSEPPKLQSLFEDHFQGQLQTLAAHPIANFPLQRFLDAVTTPELLSPVFEELSPALEAVLAQGHPGVVIALVRACHRVGIHQAQVLQLLLEAFHCAEPSSRQVACVPLFATLMTYEVYYGLAEEEGAVPAEHQVEMATARDLGEVTVLGSLLLQHLLHFSSPGLILRSLGALTGPQLLTLAQSPAGSHVLDAVLTSPSVTRKQRRQVLKTLKGQYVALACSRHGSRVLDAIWSGAALGARKEIAAELGARNQELIRDPFGHHVARNVALTTFLKRREAWEQQQGAVAKRRRALNSILED is encoded by the exons ATGGGGCTGGGTCCGCGCTCCCCCCACCAGGCGGGGCGCCGGTTCCCAGCTGGCGGCAAAAGAGGGCGCGGAGCCAAGGGCTCGGGGCGCCCCCCACCAGGCTGCCAGCGACAACCCTGCCCGCCTCCGGATGGGCGCTCAGAGCCGCCTCCGGATGCGCACCCTCACCTAAGCCCAGAAGCTCTGGGGTATTTCCGCCGGGCCCTCTCCGCGCTGAAAGAGGTCCCCGAGACGGGAGAAGAACGAG AGCTGATGGTATACAATGTTTTGAAAGAAGTGGAGGCTCAGGCCCTAGCCTTGGCCACAAACAGGGCTGGTAGTGAGATGCTGCAGGAACTGTTGGGGTTCAGTCCCCTGAAACCGCTGTGTCGAGTATGGGCTGCTCTGCGGCCCAACTTGCGCTTTGTGGCCTGTCATCGATGTGGGGTCCATGTATTGCAAAGTGCTTTGCTGCAGCTGCCTCGATTGCTAGGGAGCcctgcagaggaggaggaggaggaggatgggaagGATGGTCCTTTGGAGACCCTGGAGGAGCTGGGCCTGGGACTAGCCGCTGAGGTGtgtgatgattttcttttctactgTGGAGACACACATGGCAGCTTCGTGGTCAGAACTTTGCTGCAGGTATTGGGAGGGACTCTTCTGGAGTCTGAGAGAGCCAGGCACCGTGGCTCCCAGTTACCTG AAGCACAAAGGGCCCCATCTCGGGAATGTAAGGCAACCGATTTCGAGGTCCCTGAAACCTTCTTGAATTGTCTTCAGAACCTGAGCTCCTGCTTTCTGAAGGACATTGCTG TGTTTATCACTGACAAGATCTCCAGCTTCTGCCTTCAAGTGGCCTTACAGATCTTACACCGCAAGCTGCCCCAGTTTTGTGCCCACCTCTGCAATGCTGTGATGGGCTACCTGAGTAGCCGCAATTCCTCAGCAGATGGCAG TCCCCTACTGCTATTTCTGCGCGATCAGACGAGCTCCAGACTCCTGGAGCAGGTGCTGCTGGTGTCGGAGCCCCCAAAGCTCCAGAGCCTCTTTGAGGATCACTTCCAAGGACAGCTGCAGACCCTGGCTGCACATCCTATTGCTAACTTCCCTTTGCAGCGTTTCCTGGATGCTGTCACCACTCCTGAGCTG CTGTCCCCCGTGTTTGAGGAGCTAAGCCCTGCCCTGGAAGCTGTGCTGGCTCAGGGTCACCCAGGGGTAGTCATTGCCCTGGTCAGGGCCTGCCACAGAGTTGGGATCCACCAAGCCCAGGTCCTACAGCTGTTGTTGGAG GCGTTCCACTGTGCAGAGCCCTCTTCCCGGCAAGTGGCCTGTGTGCCTCTCTTTGCCACTTTGATGACTTATGAGGTGTACTATGGACTggcggaggaggagggggcagtgcCCGCGGAGCACCAG GTAGAAATGGCCACCGCCAGGGACCTGGGGGAAGTGACAGTCCTTGGGTCTCTACTGCTCCAGCATTTGCTGCACTTCTCCAGTCCTGGTCTTATACTTCGAAGTTTGGGCGCCTTGACAGGACCACAGCTTCTGACTCTGGCCCAAAGCCCTGCTGGTTCCCATGTGCTTGATGCTGTCCTGACCAGCCCCTCTGTGACACGCAAGCAGCGCCGCCAGGTGCTGAAGACCCTAAAG GGACAATATGTGGCTCTGGCCTGTAGTCGCCACGGCAGCCGTGTGCTTGATGCCATCTGGAGTGGGGCAGCCTTGGGGGCCCGGAAGGAAATTGCTGCTGAGCTGG GGGCGCGGAACCAGGAGCTGATAAGGGACCCTTTTGGCCACCATGTAGCTCGAAACGTGGCCCTGACTACCTTCCTGAAGCGGCGAGAGGCTTGGGAACAGCAGCAGGGGGCGGTGGCTAAGCGGAGGCGGGCCTTGAACTCAATACTTGAAGACTAA
- the LOC103004983 gene encoding nucleolar protein 9 isoform X3: MGLGPRSPHQAGRRFPAGGKRGRGAKGSGRPPPGCQRQPCPPPDGRSEPPPDAHPHLSPEALGYFRRALSALKEVPETGEERELMVYNVLKEVEAQALALATNRAGSEMLQELLGFSPLKPLCRVWAALRPNLRFVACHRCGVHVLQSALLQLPRLLGSPAEEEEEEDGKDGPLETLEELGLGLAAEVCDDFLFYCGDTHGSFVVRTLLQVLGGTLLESERARHRGSQLPEAQRAPSRECKATDFEVPETFLNCLQNLSSCFLKDIAVFITDKISSFCLQVALQILHRKLPQFCAHLCNAVMGYLSSRNSSADGSPLLLFLRDQTSSRLLEQVLLVSEPPKLQSLFEDHFQGQLQTLAAHPIANFPLQRFLDAVTTPELLSPVFEELSPALEAVLAQGHPGVVIALVRACHRVGIHQAQVLQLLLEAFHCAEPSSRQVACVPLFATLMTYEVYYGLAEEEGAVPAEHQVEMATARDLGEVTVLGSLLLQHLLHFSSPGLILRSLGALTGPQLLTLAQSPAGSHVLDAVLTSPSVTRKQRRQVLKTLKGQYVALACSRHGSRVLDAIWSGAALGARKEIAAELGIILCTWHSSPPTLSHSIKRRSRADNFKDTRPGCLC, from the exons ATGGGGCTGGGTCCGCGCTCCCCCCACCAGGCGGGGCGCCGGTTCCCAGCTGGCGGCAAAAGAGGGCGCGGAGCCAAGGGCTCGGGGCGCCCCCCACCAGGCTGCCAGCGACAACCCTGCCCGCCTCCGGATGGGCGCTCAGAGCCGCCTCCGGATGCGCACCCTCACCTAAGCCCAGAAGCTCTGGGGTATTTCCGCCGGGCCCTCTCCGCGCTGAAAGAGGTCCCCGAGACGGGAGAAGAACGAG AGCTGATGGTATACAATGTTTTGAAAGAAGTGGAGGCTCAGGCCCTAGCCTTGGCCACAAACAGGGCTGGTAGTGAGATGCTGCAGGAACTGTTGGGGTTCAGTCCCCTGAAACCGCTGTGTCGAGTATGGGCTGCTCTGCGGCCCAACTTGCGCTTTGTGGCCTGTCATCGATGTGGGGTCCATGTATTGCAAAGTGCTTTGCTGCAGCTGCCTCGATTGCTAGGGAGCcctgcagaggaggaggaggaggaggatgggaagGATGGTCCTTTGGAGACCCTGGAGGAGCTGGGCCTGGGACTAGCCGCTGAGGTGtgtgatgattttcttttctactgTGGAGACACACATGGCAGCTTCGTGGTCAGAACTTTGCTGCAGGTATTGGGAGGGACTCTTCTGGAGTCTGAGAGAGCCAGGCACCGTGGCTCCCAGTTACCTG AAGCACAAAGGGCCCCATCTCGGGAATGTAAGGCAACCGATTTCGAGGTCCCTGAAACCTTCTTGAATTGTCTTCAGAACCTGAGCTCCTGCTTTCTGAAGGACATTGCTG TGTTTATCACTGACAAGATCTCCAGCTTCTGCCTTCAAGTGGCCTTACAGATCTTACACCGCAAGCTGCCCCAGTTTTGTGCCCACCTCTGCAATGCTGTGATGGGCTACCTGAGTAGCCGCAATTCCTCAGCAGATGGCAG TCCCCTACTGCTATTTCTGCGCGATCAGACGAGCTCCAGACTCCTGGAGCAGGTGCTGCTGGTGTCGGAGCCCCCAAAGCTCCAGAGCCTCTTTGAGGATCACTTCCAAGGACAGCTGCAGACCCTGGCTGCACATCCTATTGCTAACTTCCCTTTGCAGCGTTTCCTGGATGCTGTCACCACTCCTGAGCTG CTGTCCCCCGTGTTTGAGGAGCTAAGCCCTGCCCTGGAAGCTGTGCTGGCTCAGGGTCACCCAGGGGTAGTCATTGCCCTGGTCAGGGCCTGCCACAGAGTTGGGATCCACCAAGCCCAGGTCCTACAGCTGTTGTTGGAG GCGTTCCACTGTGCAGAGCCCTCTTCCCGGCAAGTGGCCTGTGTGCCTCTCTTTGCCACTTTGATGACTTATGAGGTGTACTATGGACTggcggaggaggagggggcagtgcCCGCGGAGCACCAG GTAGAAATGGCCACCGCCAGGGACCTGGGGGAAGTGACAGTCCTTGGGTCTCTACTGCTCCAGCATTTGCTGCACTTCTCCAGTCCTGGTCTTATACTTCGAAGTTTGGGCGCCTTGACAGGACCACAGCTTCTGACTCTGGCCCAAAGCCCTGCTGGTTCCCATGTGCTTGATGCTGTCCTGACCAGCCCCTCTGTGACACGCAAGCAGCGCCGCCAGGTGCTGAAGACCCTAAAG GGACAATATGTGGCTCTGGCCTGTAGTCGCCACGGCAGCCGTGTGCTTGATGCCATCTGGAGTGGGGCAGCCTTGGGGGCCCGGAAGGAAATTGCTGCTGAGCTGG GAATTATACTCTGCACCTGGCATTCTTCTCCCCCTACACTCTCTCACAGCATTAAAAGAAGGTCACGGGCCGATAACTTCAAGGACACCAGACCCGGTTGCCTGTGCTAG
- the LOC103004983 gene encoding nucleolar protein 9 isoform X4, with the protein MGLGPRSPHQAGRRFPAGGKRGRGAKGSGRPPPGCQRQPCPPPDGRSEPPPDAHPHLSPEALGYFRRALSALKEVPETGEERELMVYNVLKEVEAQALALATNRAGSEMLQELLGFSPLKPLCRVWAALRPNLRFVACHRCGVHVLQSALLQLPRLLGSPAEEEEEEDGKDGPLETLEELGLGLAAEVCDDFLFYCGDTHGSFVVRTLLQVLGGTLLESERARHRGSQLPEAQRAPSRECKATDFEVPETFLNCLQNLSSCFLKDIAVFITDKISSFCLQVALQILHRKLPQFCAHLCNAVMGYLSSRNSSADGSPLLLFLRDQTSSRLLEQVLLVSEPPKLQSLFEDHFQGQLQTLAAHPIANFPLQRFLDAVTTPELLSPVFEELSPALEAVLAQGHPGVVIALVRACHRVGIHQAQVLQLLLEAFHCAEPSSRQVACVPLFATLMTYEVYYGLAEEEGAVPAEHQVEMATARDLGEVTVLGSLLLQHLLHFSSPGLILRSLGALTGPQLLTLAQSPAGSHVLDAVLTSPSVTRKQRRQVLKTLKGQYVALACSRHGSRVLDAIWSGAALGARKEIAAELGPCNGHEHYIS; encoded by the exons ATGGGGCTGGGTCCGCGCTCCCCCCACCAGGCGGGGCGCCGGTTCCCAGCTGGCGGCAAAAGAGGGCGCGGAGCCAAGGGCTCGGGGCGCCCCCCACCAGGCTGCCAGCGACAACCCTGCCCGCCTCCGGATGGGCGCTCAGAGCCGCCTCCGGATGCGCACCCTCACCTAAGCCCAGAAGCTCTGGGGTATTTCCGCCGGGCCCTCTCCGCGCTGAAAGAGGTCCCCGAGACGGGAGAAGAACGAG AGCTGATGGTATACAATGTTTTGAAAGAAGTGGAGGCTCAGGCCCTAGCCTTGGCCACAAACAGGGCTGGTAGTGAGATGCTGCAGGAACTGTTGGGGTTCAGTCCCCTGAAACCGCTGTGTCGAGTATGGGCTGCTCTGCGGCCCAACTTGCGCTTTGTGGCCTGTCATCGATGTGGGGTCCATGTATTGCAAAGTGCTTTGCTGCAGCTGCCTCGATTGCTAGGGAGCcctgcagaggaggaggaggaggaggatgggaagGATGGTCCTTTGGAGACCCTGGAGGAGCTGGGCCTGGGACTAGCCGCTGAGGTGtgtgatgattttcttttctactgTGGAGACACACATGGCAGCTTCGTGGTCAGAACTTTGCTGCAGGTATTGGGAGGGACTCTTCTGGAGTCTGAGAGAGCCAGGCACCGTGGCTCCCAGTTACCTG AAGCACAAAGGGCCCCATCTCGGGAATGTAAGGCAACCGATTTCGAGGTCCCTGAAACCTTCTTGAATTGTCTTCAGAACCTGAGCTCCTGCTTTCTGAAGGACATTGCTG TGTTTATCACTGACAAGATCTCCAGCTTCTGCCTTCAAGTGGCCTTACAGATCTTACACCGCAAGCTGCCCCAGTTTTGTGCCCACCTCTGCAATGCTGTGATGGGCTACCTGAGTAGCCGCAATTCCTCAGCAGATGGCAG TCCCCTACTGCTATTTCTGCGCGATCAGACGAGCTCCAGACTCCTGGAGCAGGTGCTGCTGGTGTCGGAGCCCCCAAAGCTCCAGAGCCTCTTTGAGGATCACTTCCAAGGACAGCTGCAGACCCTGGCTGCACATCCTATTGCTAACTTCCCTTTGCAGCGTTTCCTGGATGCTGTCACCACTCCTGAGCTG CTGTCCCCCGTGTTTGAGGAGCTAAGCCCTGCCCTGGAAGCTGTGCTGGCTCAGGGTCACCCAGGGGTAGTCATTGCCCTGGTCAGGGCCTGCCACAGAGTTGGGATCCACCAAGCCCAGGTCCTACAGCTGTTGTTGGAG GCGTTCCACTGTGCAGAGCCCTCTTCCCGGCAAGTGGCCTGTGTGCCTCTCTTTGCCACTTTGATGACTTATGAGGTGTACTATGGACTggcggaggaggagggggcagtgcCCGCGGAGCACCAG GTAGAAATGGCCACCGCCAGGGACCTGGGGGAAGTGACAGTCCTTGGGTCTCTACTGCTCCAGCATTTGCTGCACTTCTCCAGTCCTGGTCTTATACTTCGAAGTTTGGGCGCCTTGACAGGACCACAGCTTCTGACTCTGGCCCAAAGCCCTGCTGGTTCCCATGTGCTTGATGCTGTCCTGACCAGCCCCTCTGTGACACGCAAGCAGCGCCGCCAGGTGCTGAAGACCCTAAAG GGACAATATGTGGCTCTGGCCTGTAGTCGCCACGGCAGCCGTGTGCTTGATGCCATCTGGAGTGGGGCAGCCTTGGGGGCCCGGAAGGAAATTGCTGCTGAGCTGG GTCCTTGCAATGGCCACGAGCACTACATCTCCTGA